In one Curtobacterium citreum genomic region, the following are encoded:
- a CDS encoding NmrA family NAD(P)-binding protein — MTTTVLVAGATGDLGTRIVHALLDDRSPVGGTGADRGPVLVRALSRSGGAAGSTGAASAFGAPDRVRLVSAAYDDHDALVRALDGVDVVVSAVSGTRSVIVDAQSALLRAAVDAGVPRFLPSDYSADYRSITPGTNRNFELRREFTAVLDAAPVRATSVLNGAFTDMLTGQAPMILFDRRRVLYWSSADQVLDFTTKDDTARVTALAALDPDAPRVVEVAGDRVTARSVADTLSQLTGTHFRTQWAGTASTLSAMARIGRRVSSAPDDEPFPAWQGMQYFVSMFSGEATLHHVRNDRYGPHRWTTVRDVLAAHLAADTAA, encoded by the coding sequence ATGACCACCACCGTCCTCGTCGCGGGCGCCACCGGCGACCTCGGCACGCGCATCGTCCACGCCCTGCTCGACGACCGGTCCCCTGTCGGTGGCACGGGTGCCGACCGGGGACCCGTGCTCGTCCGGGCGCTCAGCCGGTCGGGCGGGGCGGCCGGGTCGACCGGTGCCGCGAGTGCCTTCGGGGCGCCGGACCGCGTGCGCCTCGTCTCCGCCGCCTACGACGACCACGACGCCCTCGTCCGCGCCCTCGACGGGGTCGACGTCGTCGTCTCCGCGGTGAGCGGGACCCGCTCGGTCATCGTCGACGCCCAGTCCGCCCTGCTCCGCGCCGCCGTGGACGCCGGGGTGCCGCGGTTCCTGCCGTCCGACTACTCCGCCGACTACCGCTCGATCACCCCGGGCACCAACCGCAACTTCGAGCTCCGCCGCGAGTTCACCGCCGTGCTCGACGCCGCACCGGTCCGCGCGACCTCGGTGCTGAACGGCGCCTTCACCGACATGCTCACCGGCCAGGCACCCATGATCCTGTTCGACCGCCGCCGGGTGCTGTACTGGTCCTCCGCCGACCAGGTGCTCGACTTCACCACGAAGGACGACACCGCGCGGGTGACGGCGCTCGCCGCACTCGACCCGGACGCCCCGCGGGTCGTCGAGGTCGCCGGCGACCGGGTGACCGCCCGGAGCGTCGCGGACACGCTCTCGCAGCTCACCGGCACGCACTTCCGCACGCAGTGGGCGGGCACCGCGAGCACGCTGTCGGCCATGGCGCGGATCGGCCGACGCGTCTCGAGCGCCCCGGACGACGAGCCGTTCCCCGCCTGGCAGGGGATGCAGTACTTCGTCAGCATGTTCAGCGGCGAGGCCACCCTCCACCACGTCCGGAACGACCGCTACGGCCCGCACCGCTGGACGACGGTCCGGGACGTGCTCGCCGCACACCTGGCCGCGGACACCGCCGCCTAG